From the genome of Takifugu rubripes chromosome 10, fTakRub1.2, whole genome shotgun sequence:
GCTTTAAGAGGTGAGGTCCGGGCAGCCCGGAACCCTTCTGAGGCGCTCTCCATTACAGCGTCCATGAGAGGGGTGTAAAAGGCAGagagcgccgcggcgccgctcggCTGCACAGCGGCTTCACACGTGTCAGCCTTCACAATTAAGAGCCGAAGTTTCTCCTCGGAACTTCGCCACAAAGGGAATTCTTTTCCTCTTGCGGCGGCCTTCCCGAGCAAACATGGAGACGGGCGAGCGCGGGCCCGGCGCGGTCCAGACGGTGAATCACTGGTGCCCAGGGACTCGGAGGTGCCCACGTATGCAGATGTGTGGAGATTATTCAGATGCGTGGACGCTCCGCCCTCCGGGGTCGCCCCGCTGCCGGGCCGCGTTCGCTCCCCCGTGtgtaataccccccccccccccgccgcccctcCACCTTCAGAGTCGGAGGAGCGATGACTGATTTCAGAGGCGGCAACGCCGGTGGGCCGCCCACGCCGGCTCCCGACGCACGAGTGGCCGCGTGACGTCCCGCTTTTGGAATTCCAGGTGATGGATGGCTCGTCCGGGGAAGAGCGGCGGCTTCAGATGCCAAATCCTGCCAGCGTTCTTCCAGTTGTTGTTATTTCGTCTGTCTGGGATTGCAGAAGGCGATCAAAGCCGACAGGATCAAAGAGGCTTCGGACACTTTTAAACTGTACGGAGGAAAATAAGGAATTAACGTTCCGGACCTCCCTCAACACACTGAGGTCAACCAGATATTTGCgtgccagctgcagctggatgcGCTAATTTCCGACGCCTCCACCACCAACAGGGGTATCGATCTCTAATACGCCCATCACAAACGCCTCCGCCCCCTCAGAGAcaccgggggtgggggggggacacagctAGCAGCTGTGCACACGGTTGAGCCGGCGTGCTAGCTTTGAAAAAGGGCAGATCTGATAAATGGTCGGCGCGAGAAATTAGCTGGCTTATAGGAAAAGGCAAAGCCCGGCTGATGTAATTAAATCCCCCGTATTAAAAAGCAAAGATTAAGAGCGTCTTTAATGGATCGATAATGATGGAGATACGAGACAAAGATGACGAATCCAAGTGCTTGAGAAATAGTGCACTTAAGCGAGCAATTAATATGTCAGGGGACAAAAAAAGCCTGGTAAAGTGAATGTAAGGATGCCTGGATGGGCCATTATTTTGGATTATCGCTATTGATTTGGTCCCTATCAGCCTGTGTGTGCTAACGTTGCTATTGACTCGTAGCTTTGAGCAGATTTTAATGGATGCCTCCGTCCCGGACAACATCTTTGAGGAGGGTTCTGGGTACGGATCCAGAAGGCGCTCGCCGTTTGTTTTTCCCCGTCTTTCTCTTCTGCTTATTTGTTTATTCACGctgtcagaaaaaaaaaacagggaccAGGAGACCCCGAGTCAATATGGCTGCCGGCCAGGAGCGGCTAATTTCTCTGGCTGAGCGTCAAGCGTTCCGCATCGCCGGAGTGAAGCAGAGAAACGTGGAAAATCTTTGACCTCGCGGCTGCGCTTACATTGGGGTCCTTTTCGCCTCGCCGTAGACCCGCAGCatcaggctccgcccccttcggCCTCTTTTTCTGGCTCCGCTGAAGCAGAAACGATGGGCTCTCGGAGGAGATCTGGGGGGGATTTTCTGTGTCTTCAATTATGTTCCACTTACTGACACGCTTCTATACATTAACTGGGTGAAATTAGGAAATCAAGCCGCGGCGCTATCTCAGACCATTGCACCGCTCCCCCGCTATTGATCGCAGACTATAATATACGGCGTTATTGATCCCCAACACAAACATTATAATTGCTAACACACCATTTCTGCCGCTTGGCACAAAAATAAGCACCACGGAGGAGTCGATCCCTTACTTAAAACTGTTCACTTGTCAATACTTTAGAACATTAGAGTCACGCTAACTGTGAGCACGTTTTTCTTGAAATCGGACGTAGATGGACGCCAATTTTTGAGGTATAAACGGCTGCTGGTTCCTCTCAGGACAGTtcagctccacttcctgctttgatTTAAGCTAACGGGAAGTGGCGGATTGAGCTAAATTTGGACAGAGGTGACGTGTTCATGCTAGCTAAcgccttgtttttcttttctgtgcagGGATCCACAAACTTATGCTAGGAAGCAACAACCTGGTGGCTAAATCTACCCCGATTTAGCATCATCTGctaccttcctctcctcccttttgtTGAACAAACGTCACATTACAAACACCTCTGCAGTCGGCGTGTACTTGACACCGTTGCTACCTCATTAGCTATTAAGGAAAATCGACGGGCCCTCACAGTCCAGCCTGCGAAGCTCGGCGCCTTGGTGAGGTTGCTTTGCTTTTATGACTCTAAATCAGCCTAATTAAAGCTCCCGTAAATGATGGATTAACAGATAACCAGGGATTGACGAGGCCTAATCGCCTTTAATCACCTGATTGACGACCAGCTCCTCACCTTTAAGGCATTCCGCCTCGTTTCAGACGAACCCGCCCGGTATTTGAGTCGCTCTGCCAGGTAGATTCTTGCTGTCTGTCGCTCACATCGGCTCAAAGTGCTCCGCAATTATTTTGCAGCGGAGAAGACAATTTTATCGGCGCCTCACACCTGACTTCACCGCGCTAAATGGTTTAGGATGAATGGTGGCGTAAACCGCCAAAGAAAAGATTTGTGTCTGAAAGGCAACAtgtccacagacacacagcccccccactCAACCACCCGCTGCTTTTGTTGGCGCTGCTATTGTTGCCCCCCCGCCGCTCGCATCGCTGCTCCTTCCTCAGCTCCGCCACCTTCTAACGTCGCGCCGCTGCTGCTAATTTGAAGATAcgagagaacaaacaaacaaaaaaaaaagaaacactttttttttttgtttgatgaTATAAAACAAACATATCATGAAATAAAATGGCATCAAGTTCAACCACAAAGGTAAAGTCAGAGTGGGTCATTTGCAGCTCGCTACTGCCCTCTGGCGGCCAGGAATAACCGGCCACTCCGCACTTGATCATATTGATTAACTGACTATAGATTGCAACTCTGGTCCTGACGCCAGCGGGTTTTCACCGCTTCCTGCCAGAACCGTGGCGGGCGGCTAAATTACAGCTCGTTCCTGTtgatcaaaaaaaataaatcaagactCAGAGATCCGATGTGATCAGCACAGTGCCTTTATTGAGGCTCTCGGGTCTCATTTCTTTGTCTGCACGTCATCCCTCGTTACGTCAAAAATTTCTATTTCCTTGATGATCCGGTCGGCGATGATTTTTTCGTTTGCGCAAATCATCCGTCGGGACATCAGATCGAAGGGTCCCCCTGAGAGAAAAATGACCCGTTTTAGCACTGATGCTGTTTAAAGGTGGAATGGAGCGGCAGGCGCCGGCCCGAACGCACCGTTCACATCCATCAGGACTCCCCCCGCTTCGGTAACGATGACCGCCCCGGCGGCGATGTCCCAGCAGTGGATCCCGATCTCGAAGAAGGCCTCCACAGCCCCCGTTGCTACTAGACACATGTTAGTGGCGGCGGTCCCAGACCCGCGCAGCCTGCCGGGACAACATTAATCCATCATGGAAGGGGGACACACAGCCATTAGCCGTGCTAGCTAATCAATCAGACATGCTAAAGCTGGTATAGCTTGAGGAGTTACCCGTGCACCGGGATGCAGAGGATCTTCTGCATGGAGCTGAAGATCTTGCTGACTACCTCCTTGCGCCTGTCGGTCCCGTGCTCAGAGATGATAATGGACTTCCTGATTTCTGCAATGGAAGCACGCCTGGGGATTATTATTACGCTCCGACAGGTTTAATTATAGACGCAAAGATGCTATTACTCATACCGCACCAGTCAAAGAGTCCCGCCACCGAATGTCACTGAACCTTTCTATTTATTCATTTAGCCGGAATGTGTTATTGTTATCGGAAAACCATCTGTTCTAACCTTCCGGATCAGCCTTCCAAATATTGGATTTCAGTTTCAAAGCCACGATGGTCGGACGAAAGTCGGGGTTTTTGTCACAACGATCGTGTCTGATGGACTTGTGTCTGGAgttagcagcagaggaggctaaCTAGCTGCAGCAGTTAAGAGGAAACGGGCTAACTCGCCTTGCACATCGGAGACCTGGATCTTCTCGTCGTTGCAGAAAGCTCCTTTCCCCTTCCGGGCCTTGTACATCTTGTCCTCCAAGCAGCTGTACACCACCCCGAACTCCAACTGGAAGCAGGCGACGTTGAATTTTCGGATATTTCACGTGGGGAAAACATCTAAAATGTGAGTGAGCGGCACCTGCTTGTTGACGGCGAAGGCGATCGACACGGCCACGAACGGGAATCTGCGAACGACAAGCGGCACCGTCACTGAGCCGGGTTCGGGTTCTGGTCTCGTGAACGCCGGCGCTGTGGGTGAGCGGGTCTTACCCGTGGACAAAGTTGGTGGTTCCATCCACGGGGTCGATGATCCAGGTGGGTTTGTCCGTTAAGATGCAGGCCTGCCCGTTGGCCACCGACTCCTCCCCGATGAAGCTGCGGCAAAGACGCGGGAAAAGTTCAACGTGGAAAAAGCGGCAGCGGGAATTTCGGCGCCTGCGGGCGCGTCTCACCAGTGCGTCCCCTCTCCGAATTCCTTCTTCAGGGACCCGATGATGATCTTCTCCACCCTCTCGTCGGTCTTGGTGACCAGATCCACGGCCGAGCTCTTGGTCTGGACCTTAATCTCGCTCTCTCCGGCTTTCCTGATCTCCTAAACGAGTCCAGATGGGAACAAAATGTACAAGGGAACCCACTTCCATCCTGGAACCCGGACTTTACCCACCTCTCCGGCGATTCTCGCCACCTCGACTGCGAAGTCGTAGGCCTTCTGCCAGGGATCTTCCATTTCCTTTACAGACTAGGAGCTAACTGGGAAACTGTGTGAgaggagacaaacaggaagaagcaAGCAGAAGGTGTCAGAGCCCCCACCTCCTCGAGCGCTTACAAAAGACCGGGTTGCGTAACGACGCCCCGGTTGCCCGTTCCTGCTGCATTATTGCACATCACCTCTCAGAGGTAGAACATCGAGCTGTCACCATTACAGAGGGAAACAGCTGGGGTGGGTGTGGTGCACGCTACACACGCGCACTTTCcggatcagaaaaaaaaaaactttccgaAAATAAAATACCGAGTTGGAGAATTGCAATCATCGCTGCATTTGTCAGCTTTATTTACCTCTGGAAGAGGCCGCGGCCGTGATTTACAGTCACTATTATTCATGAGAAGCTCCGAAGTAAAGAGAAGACTGAAGCGGGTAGCATCAAAGCGGGAGGCGCGAGCATTTACGTGAAGAAAACCCAGCTGCTTCCAGCCGGTTTGGGGGAGTCTTACCTTGTGGAGTCACGGGAGGCTGCTGGAGGTGTGACTCCGAGACGCCTCAGCAAGTTCTCTTAAAAACTCTGAGGCAACCTGAGATGACGCACGGGGAAAATTACCAGGCCCGCCCTCCTTTCTGTGCCCTGCGGGtgcagagggtggaggaggacatCCTCCACCCATCAGGCGGACCTGCAGCGACTCGGTGCCAGAGAGGAGCCCTCCTCCAGAGCCCCCTCAACCAGAGAGGAGCCCTCCTCCAGAGCCCCCTCAAGTCGCGGCTCCCGACGAGTCGCAGCCCAGGTGCGGGCTTTAGGGACCACCTTTAGTGTGACCATTCCAAACaattgctcccccccccctgcgGTTTCCCAGGCTCAGACCCCTTTCTGGTGGGGCGCCGCCCAGGTCTGGTGTGGGGCAACTTGGCCCTGTCGCAAGCCCGGTTGTTCAACTTGCGGAAAGGCGTCTTACAGCAAATTTTATTACCCCACACGTAGAAAACGGCGTTTTGGGGTTGCGTGCAGGGCTGAAAGGCGCAGAGGTGTCCGGATCTGTCTGCCGAGGCTCGTCGGGACACGATGCTCATCGCCCCACCCCTGCATAACTTTATTACCCGTGTTAGAATACCCCAAACAGGTTCAGGCAGTTTACCTGCTGAGGATACAGGAGTGGTGGTGTCGCAGCGGCACAAATAAACCAACAACCTGTTGGACAGGTGGGAGAGGATGTAGAGAtgatacccatcaaatatgtcTTCCAGGGGAGAGCGGTGGCAACAACAACGTCAGTTTGGCTTCTCCCCAAACAGGCGAGTGTAATGAaatcaaagaaaggaaaagaacattttctgcTCCCGAGCAGCAGGAAAACGCAACAATGTTGCCGCTTCCTTTGAGCGCATCCGGCGGCACCGATGATGATCGAGAACCACTTTTGAAAAACACGGCTGGTTGTGAGGATACAGGGAGGCGCAGAAAATGCCCCCAGATGACCTGTCGGGGGCGGCCTGGTGGAGGGCAGAGGAGCTCGTGGAGGGATGGTGGTGAAAGCCCCGACGACAGCACTCCGTTTTCCCACCCCGGCTTTTACGAGCCACCTTTGTTCCTCCGGATTTTACCTTTTACAAGGAAAACCGGTTTCTTGAGGTCAAGGCTTAATGGagaggcggtgggggggggggggggggtcaggtcaCGGCTGGGAGGCCAGAACGTTTAAAAGCTGCAGAAGAAGCTGTAGTGGCACCAGAATCCTGCAGTGGCCCAACCTGGGAGGAGACCTCAGAAATACTGCGTTGGTTTACAAGCTTCTGCAGTGTTATTGGTGATTTAGAGGGAATATTCTGCTAGCAGGGAAATGCTAACCGTGCGGCTAAAGGATGATTTGGCACCGGCAGAGCGTCATGAAGAAACACACAAGCTTTAATTGGTTTTTTTATCCCACACGCTCCAGCAGACCTCGTCTCTGTTAAAGGGCGGCTAGCTCAGCTAGCGTGCTAGGTGGAGCCTGGCTTCCTTCAGGCGTCTGATTTTAACGTACAGGAATCGTCAGGTAGCGATTACACAAGTGCCATGAGTTTCTCAAGAGTTACGGTGCTTGTATGAGCTGCTTTGAAGTTCTAAAATGGAAACTGGATCAAAGAAAATCCTGATCTCCACTTAAGGTGCAGATATTACAGCAACATGAACACAtacatgaatatatatataataaatcaCAAATTATTCCTAAGAGAACCAAGTTTCAGGCTTTTTCATTGGATATTTGTCTTAGATAGCGGTGGTGCGATCACCAGACTTGACTGGTTGATTACTTGATTTTTAAAGAAGTAAAATCTAAACAATAAATATGATAAAAACAGATTATCATCAATGAAAGAACGTTAACTAATTACTGGACTCAAACAGGTACGTAACTCAGCGCGAGCAGCCGTTCACTGGCCGCCTGCGTCGTCCCTGCCGACCTCAAACTCTTTTATCTCTTTAGAGATGCGCTCTGCtatcttcctgctgctggccacGATCAGCCTCCGGGACATCAGGTCGAACGGGCCGCCTGGATGGGGAAGAACAGACGAGCCATCAGCGTTTTGCTGCAGTAGCTTAGCATGAAATGAGCTCCCCGGTATTGAGGCCGGTCCACGTTTTCGTAGTCACCCAGAGCATCAGCGACATAATGTTTAGCAATTTCCCctcaaagctgctgcagtggcgCAACAGAGTCTGGAACTAATGCAGCTGCGGAGACGAACGCCTCACCGGAGACGTCCATGACGACTCCGCCCGCTTCGGTGACGATCACGGCCCCTCCGGCCATGTCCCAGCAGTGGATGCCCATGTGGTAGTAAGCGTCAGCCGACCCGCACGCCACCAGACACATGTTGATGGCGGCGCTGCCTGGACAACGGATGCTGGGGAGGGACCCAGAATGACAAACTGATCAGTTTCTGCATCTGTCCGGGGGAGGACACACATCCACGCCGGGGAGTGTTAGCATGAGTCACCGCCAGCGTATGGTCGTACACGCACCCGTGGACAGGAATGGTAAGGATGGCGTTGATGTTGCGCAACATTGTTTTGAAATGCTCCGGATTCTTCTTGAAGCCCATCTCTGTCAGGACCAGTGATTGGCTGATGTCTGGAATGGAAAAGTAcagcagggaggggaggaaggagtcGGCGAGGGTTCGCTCAGAGGGGACCGGGGTGGTgctggcgccacctgctggcgcGCACACAAGCTGGCTCACCTTCCTGTTGGGACACGTTGATGGGCTCGCCGTTGCAGAAGGCGCCCCCGCCTCTGCGCGCCGTGTACATTTTGTCCTCCGCGCAGCTGTAAACGATCCCGAACTCTATCTGAGATGGGGGAGAAGAGCGCGTTCACTGTTGTGTTGGGTTTTTCCTCTTACAATTCATGTTTGAATACGGAAAAGAAACACAACCCGCCTCTTTCTTCACGGCAAAGCCGACGGATACGGACACAAAGGGGAACCTGCGCAGAGGAAGTTCCAATATTAAACTCAGTGAACTTCCTGCAGGTACCGACTCTATTATCAGATCAGTCTAATTATCCTGACAGAGAGTCAAGGGCAGGACgtaattaaaagataaaaatagcAAACCAGcaaagattaaataaataaatgggaaaaaccAGCCTAAATGGTTCCATTTCTTATGCCAGCAGGTCAGTACCTGTGAACAAAGTTGGTGGTCCCATCAATCGGGTCAATGATCCAAGTGGGATTGTCTGTTAGAACACTGGGGGCACCGGCGGCTACAGATTCCTCACCGATGAAGCTACAAAGCCACAGGAATCAAACAAAGGGGTCGTTATCGCAGCAACAAATAACTGGGACTCGGTGTGCGCTACAACAGGACTCGGATCAGAATCTACATCTCCAGGGCACCTGTGAGTGGGGAACTTCTCTTTAATGGAGGATATAATGAGTTGTTCCACTCTCTGGTCCGTCTCGGTGACCAGGTCGACCGGCGAGCTCTTCTCCATGACGTTGATGTCTTTCTGGAGCGCCTCACGGATCACCTGGCAGGAACACGCCAGTTTAACGGCTGGCTGCATCTTTTCCTTTAATACACTCTCACCCTTCAGGTGTCTAACGGCAACAGATTCTACATTTGTGGCAACAGAGTCAGACAGGAGTTAAGTGAGGGCTGTTAGCCCATTTTTACAGTTCACTTCACATCCGAGTAATTTGTCCTGAGATTCGGTTAGACGTGATTTCATAAACTTTACAAGTAAACCGAATTTATGACCCGAATTTATGAACATCCCCACCCAAAAGTGACTTTTAAGGAATGACATTAATGATTCTCGGATTCAAACACTGATGATTTCAAAATGTGAATACAAAAGTCGTCACCTGTCCAGCATGTTTGACTACCTCCACACAATAATCCGTACATTCTTTCCAAACATCAGCCATCGCTGACCCTGTTATGGAGAAACCACAAGTTATATTTGGATATATCTGATGCAGCTTGAATTAATTTGAATTACAGAATCTCTCGGTTCCGTGTAGCTTTTAGCTCACTGCGCTAGTCAACTTTTGACGCCGATCACATATAGTGAGAAGTGCAGATGAAACGTCACACTTACGATTTGGTGTTTATCAGTGGTTTAAAATGTGGTTAGTGGTGTATAACGTGTAAAAAGTCTGGAGAATAAACGGTTTGAGCGGAGTTAAACTCACCAGCATCCGCAAGATCAGAATTCACGGCGGGTGGGAGGGGCTAACAGTAACACCTGCTCTGATTGGTCAATATCTGCCGGCTACGGTCAGTCCCCTCTTCTCATTAGCTAGAAGGCTCTCATCAAATGTGCGGACCTATACGAGTAAATTTTACGTAAATTAATTTCTTAGAATTATAGTCTATAATCTACTTTCAGAGGTTCACACTTGAATGATAATTTAGATTATTTCTAAATAGATTTTCGTGAAATCTGTAGTTGGCAACGGTGTCAATAAAGTTGCGTAACCAAAAAAAGTCTACCCGACATGCACCGCGCCCGAGCGAATCCGAGCCTGCGTCAGAGTCAGCGGCGAAAGATGGATGAAGTCTCGGGGGTTAGTTCAGCGATGGAGTTTTCTGGAGAAAGCGGCGCAGCTAGAGTCCACGAGCGGCTCCAGAAACGCCACCAGATGAGGACGGATGATGCCGAGCGGAGGAGGGAAGCTAAAGAGAGCGAGACTGTCGCTGAGGAAAAGGGCGAATATTTCTCCGCCGCGTTCAACGCGGAGCGGGCGTCCATCGACGGGctgctgtccagctgcagcggGGCTGACCGGGCCGCGGCGTCCGAGCGGCTGGAGGAGGCCACCTCCAggaccctgcagctgcagaagttCCTCAACGACAGCGTCGCCTTTCTGACCTCATACGACCTGAGTCGAGCCCAGGCCGCTCTCCGGGAGCTCCAAACCTCGCTCGCTGACACCAGGGAGGAGTGTCTGCCCAAGAAGAAGTTCGGCTTCCGAGCTCGCGCTAAAGCCGCAGACAAAGCCCCCGCACCCGTCCCAGACACGCCTTCACCGGCCCCAGCGAGCAAGGTGGACAGAGCCGCAAACCCGGAGGGGTGCGGCTTTTCCAACATGGACGGGATGCATCTGACAAAGACTGCGGAGGAGATCCAGAAGCGAGACGTGTTGCTCAGTCACTTGACCGACTGCAGGGTCCGTCTGTTCGGTTCTCCCAGCACGCTGCACCTGAAACACATCCGCGGCTGTGAGGTCCTGTGTGGGCCCGTGTCCAGCTCGGTGTTCGTCGACCAGTGCAGCAACAGCACACTGGCCTTTCCCTGCCAGCAGCTGCGGACCCACAACACCACCGACACCCGGGTGTACCTGCATGTGACCAGCCGGGCCATCGTGGAGGACTGCAGCGGGGTCGCCTTCGCCCCGTTCTCTTGGTCCTACCCCAGCCTCGACGAGGACTTCACGGTGTCTGGGCTTGACAGGAGCAGGAACAACTGGAACCAGGTGGATGATTTTAACTGGCTGGCTGCAGGGACACCTTCCCCGAACTGGACTGTCATTCCAGAAGCAGACAGGAGAACCGACTGGGACCTTTAGAATGTGCAAAGTGTTTGAATCCTTCCAAATGAGCTCTTATTTATGTTGAATAAATGACTTAAAACAAgtctttggtttatttattgCATACTGCTATTAAACACAAATCGTCTATTTACACAGCATGATTATATGTAATAACCACGGTATTACCAATGTAACAACTTTAGTGAGTTAGCTATTAAAATTGTAAGAGATTGTTAAATTTGTATCGTCACCCTGAATTTTAATAATCTAGACGTAAACACACGTAATACCCCCTCCTGCCGGAAGATGGAAGCATCGCCCAGGCGCTTCTGATCAGAGATGAGGGTCGATTAAACTGATCACAAACCGCTTCTGCTCTTCCCTTAACGGGGTCGCGGGGGTCATAGCCCCCGTCTGACATTTGTGGACAGCATAACAAGCTAAGAAATGTAAGGATATAAAGAGGACGATGCTCCAAATTAGCCCACTGGTCTTTGTTTGACCTGTCAAAGGGAGcacttgagtgtgtgtgaagttTCCACCAGTTTTCTGATGGTTCTTCCACATTCTGCgagtacatctttgtgtcctTCCTTTTCATTTCATAAACACTTAAGTGCCATCGTGGCAGCTGACAACAGCAACGTCTCACCACCTAATGGGAGTCATGGGGTCTGGATGGGAGGAGGGCCGCTTGGAAAACCTTCCTCTGTCCTTTAAGCTTCGGTTCAGGACGAAGCTGTGCTAGAGTGGAGGGGCTTTTGGCGTCGTGGCTGGGGTGAGTATTTTACACGCCTCTGTCCTTAACTTAGAGGAAAAGTTCTTGAGATAATCATCTGAAGCCGCCGAACTGATGTGAGTTGCTTTTTGCTTTCAGTTGAGGCCTTTGTGATGATCTCTACTGGGGcttaaacagcagcagttgaaacaggaagtgttggtTTTCAGCAGAAGTCGAGGAGTTAATGTGCTTACAGGGCAGCAGATAGAGGAACGTGACTTTCGTAATGATTGACTCCCCGCTGTGTAGCTGTAGTTCCCACAAGCACCTGCTCAAGAGGAAGCTTCCCCGTGTGAACGAGCCGTGCGAACGAGCCAGGGCTTTTGTTTGTCGtggaatttttagccgtttggagaagaaaaactattaatctaagttactgcgtaggagatggttttaatccagtcagtcggtcaggatacacacacggaagcatgcggagagatctctgctCAATGtatacagttctgatcttatatagttgaAGGCCCGCCCCTGAGGTgcagacgtcttcacagcatgtgtttgctgcatacacaggacacaggacgccaACACAGTAGGTGTGCACTGTATGCAcctcaggagtttggtgccttcacagcgggTGTTCCGGCTGGCACAAGAAGTTGAATGCCTGAGGATGTCCCCCCTCAGTCCTTTGACGCTGGTCTTCCTTcaacctttgtttccatgtaaatgaatgaggaaccaaatggattccgtctgctctcccagtctccatcacacccttccttttgttctcaatttacatttcacaatagaataccatttcaatttcctccttttgtatacaatttacattccacaatcaaattccatttcatgttttttctcccatttccaTGAGCCGAACCCAAAGATCTGAGGGCTTCTTTTAAATTCACAAAAGGCGTGTTTCACTCGAATGTTGCTCCCTAATCTGGCCAAGTGTGTGTTCGCGAGACCTTCTCCTTtgttcatccatccagcccACAGGTGTGGCCGATCAGACAGCACGATTATTATTATAGAAGGGAGGGGGGACCATTTACCTAAACCACAACACATCTCCTTCAAGTCAAGTTTATTTAGAGCCCCAAATC
Proteins encoded in this window:
- the LOC101071990 gene encoding inositol monophosphatase 1-like isoform X2 is translated as MADVWKECTDYCVEVVKHAGQVIREALQKDINVMEKSSPVDLVTETDQRVEQLIISSIKEKFPTHSFIGEESVAAGAPSVLTDNPTWIIDPIDGTTNFVHRFPFVSVSVGFAVKKEIEFGIVYSCAEDKMYTARRGGGAFCNGEPINVSQQEDISQSLVLTEMGFKKNPEHFKTMLRNINAILTIPVHGIRCPGSAAINMCLVACGSADAYYHMGIHCWDMAGGAVIVTEAGGVVMDVSGGPFDLMSRRLIVASSRKIAERISKEIKEFEVGRDDAGGQ
- the LOC101071543 gene encoding inositol monophosphatase 1-like — translated: MEDPWQKAYDFAVEVARIAGEEIRKAGESEIKVQTKSSAVDLVTKTDERVEKIIIGSLKKEFGEGTHCFIGEESVANGQACILTDKPTWIIDPVDGTTNFVHGFPFVAVSIAFAVNKQLEFGVVYSCLEDKMYKARKGKGAFCNDEKIQVSDVQEIRKSIIISEHGTDRRKEVVSKIFSSMQKILCIPVHGLRGSGTAATNMCLVATGAVEAFFEIGIHCWDIAAGAVIVTEAGGVLMDVNGGPFDLMSRRMICANEKIIADRIIKEIEIFDVTRDDVQTKK
- the LOC101071990 gene encoding inositol monophosphatase 1-like isoform X1, which codes for MYGLLCGGSQTCWTESVAVRHLKGESVLKEKMQPAVKLACSCQVIREALQKDINVMEKSSPVDLVTETDQRVEQLIISSIKEKFPTHSFIGEESVAAGAPSVLTDNPTWIIDPIDGTTNFVHRFPFVSVSVGFAVKKEIEFGIVYSCAEDKMYTARRGGGAFCNGEPINVSQQEDISQSLVLTEMGFKKNPEHFKTMLRNINAILTIPVHGIRCPGSAAINMCLVACGSADAYYHMGIHCWDMAGGAVIVTEAGGVVMDVSGGPFDLMSRRLIVASSRKIAERISKEIKEFEVGRDDAGGQ
- the tbcc gene encoding tubulin-specific chaperone C, which translates into the protein MHRARANPSLRQSQRRKMDEVSGVSSAMEFSGESGAARVHERLQKRHQMRTDDAERRREAKESETVAEEKGEYFSAAFNAERASIDGLLSSCSGADRAAASERLEEATSRTLQLQKFLNDSVAFLTSYDLSRAQAALRELQTSLADTREECLPKKKFGFRARAKAADKAPAPVPDTPSPAPASKVDRAANPEGCGFSNMDGMHLTKTAEEIQKRDVLLSHLTDCRVRLFGSPSTLHLKHIRGCEVLCGPVSSSVFVDQCSNSTLAFPCQQLRTHNTTDTRVYLHVTSRAIVEDCSGVAFAPFSWSYPSLDEDFTVSGLDRSRNNWNQVDDFNWLAAGTPSPNWTVIPEADRRTDWDL